A stretch of Bacillus pseudomycoides DNA encodes these proteins:
- the pdhC gene encoding pyruvate dehydrogenase complex dihydrolipoyllysine-residue acetyltransferase, with amino-acid sequence MAFEFKLPDIGEGIHEGEIVKWFIKPGDEVNEDDVLLEVQNDKAVVEIPSPVKGKVLEVLVEEGTVAIVGDTLIKFDAPGYENLKFKGDDHDAAPKAEEAAVEAPAAEATPAATEEVVNERVIAMPSVRKYAREKGVDIHKVAGSGKNGRVVKADIDAFANGGQTVAATEAPAAVEATPAAAKEEAPKAQPIPAGEYPETREKMSGIRKAIAKAMVNSKHTAPHVTLMDEVDVTELVAHRKKFKAVAADKGIKLTYLPYVVKALTSALREFPMLNTALDDASQEIVHKHYFNIGIAADTDKGLLVPVVKDTDRKSIFTISNEINDLAGKAREGRLAPAEMKGASCTITNIGSAGGQWFTPVINHPEVAILGIGRIAEKPVVKNGEIVAAPVLALSLSFDHRLIDGATAQKALNQIKRLLNDPQLLVMEA; translated from the coding sequence GTGGCATTTGAATTTAAACTACCAGATATCGGTGAAGGTATCCACGAAGGTGAAATCGTAAAATGGTTTATTAAACCAGGCGATGAAGTAAATGAAGACGATGTACTTCTTGAAGTACAAAATGATAAAGCAGTAGTAGAAATCCCTTCTCCTGTTAAAGGTAAAGTACTTGAAGTACTTGTAGAAGAAGGAACAGTTGCAATAGTAGGAGACACATTAATTAAATTTGATGCTCCTGGATACGAAAACCTTAAATTTAAAGGTGACGATCATGATGCAGCTCCAAAAGCTGAAGAAGCAGCAGTAGAAGCTCCAGCAGCGGAAGCTACTCCAGCAGCAACTGAAGAAGTAGTAAATGAGCGCGTTATCGCTATGCCATCTGTTCGTAAATATGCTCGTGAAAAAGGTGTAGATATTCATAAAGTAGCTGGTTCTGGTAAGAACGGCCGCGTTGTGAAAGCTGACATCGATGCATTTGCAAATGGTGGACAAACAGTAGCAGCAACTGAGGCTCCAGCAGCAGTAGAAGCTACTCCAGCAGCAGCGAAAGAAGAAGCACCAAAAGCACAACCAATCCCAGCTGGTGAATATCCAGAAACTCGTGAGAAAATGAGTGGTATCCGTAAAGCGATTGCGAAAGCAATGGTTAACTCTAAGCATACAGCTCCTCACGTAACATTAATGGACGAAGTAGATGTAACAGAACTTGTTGCTCACCGTAAGAAGTTCAAAGCAGTTGCAGCTGACAAAGGTATTAAATTAACTTACCTTCCATACGTTGTAAAAGCTTTAACATCTGCATTACGTGAATTCCCAATGTTGAACACTGCTTTAGACGATGCTTCTCAAGAAATCGTTCATAAACATTACTTCAACATCGGTATCGCAGCTGATACAGACAAAGGTCTATTAGTACCAGTTGTTAAAGATACAGATCGTAAATCTATCTTCACTATCTCTAACGAGATCAATGATCTTGCTGGTAAAGCACGTGAAGGTCGTTTAGCTCCAGCTGAAATGAAAGGTGCTTCTTGCACAATTACAAACATTGGTTCTGCAGGTGGACAATGGTTCACTCCAGTTATCAATCACCCAGAAGTAGCAATCCTTGGTATCGGCCGTATCGCTGAGAAGCCAGTTGTGAAAAATGGTGAGATTGTTGCAGCTCCAGTATTGGCATTATCTCTAAGCTTTGACCATCGTTTAATTGACGGCGCAACTGCTCAAAAAGCATTAAACCAAATTAAACGTCTATTGAATGACCCACAATTATTAGTAATGGAGGCGTAA
- the pdhB gene encoding pyruvate dehydrogenase complex E1 component subunit beta — protein MAQMTMIQAITDALRVEMKNDPNVLVFGEDVGVNGGVFRATEGLQAEFGEDRVMDTPLAESGIGGLAVGLALEGFRPVPEIQFFGFVYEVMDSISGQLARMRYRSGGRWTAPVTVRSPFGGGVHTPELHADSLEGLVAQQPGLKVVIPSTPYDAKGLLISAIRDNDPVIYLEHMKLYRSFRQDVPEGEYTIDLGKADIKREGTDVSVIAYGAMVHAALKAAEELEKEGISLEVVDLRTVQPLDIETIIASVEKTGRVVVVQEAQKQAGIAANVVAEINDRAILNLEAPVVRVAAADTVFPFSQAESVWLPNHKDIVEAVNKVMNF, from the coding sequence ATGGCTCAAATGACAATGATTCAAGCAATCACTGATGCTTTACGCGTTGAAATGAAAAATGACCCTAACGTACTTGTGTTTGGTGAAGACGTTGGTGTAAACGGCGGTGTATTCCGTGCTACTGAAGGTTTACAAGCTGAATTCGGTGAAGATCGTGTAATGGATACTCCACTTGCAGAGTCTGGTATTGGTGGACTTGCAGTTGGACTTGCACTTGAAGGTTTCCGTCCAGTTCCAGAAATCCAATTCTTCGGTTTCGTTTATGAAGTAATGGATTCAATTTCTGGTCAATTAGCTCGTATGCGTTACCGTTCTGGTGGACGTTGGACTGCTCCAGTAACAGTTCGTTCTCCATTCGGTGGTGGTGTTCATACTCCTGAACTACATGCTGATAGCTTAGAAGGATTAGTGGCGCAACAACCTGGTCTAAAAGTTGTTATTCCATCTACTCCATACGATGCAAAAGGTCTTTTAATCTCTGCGATTCGTGACAACGATCCAGTTATCTACTTAGAGCATATGAAATTGTACCGTTCATTCCGTCAAGATGTACCAGAAGGCGAATACACAATTGATTTAGGTAAAGCTGATATCAAACGTGAAGGTACAGATGTATCTGTTATCGCTTACGGTGCTATGGTTCACGCTGCATTAAAAGCTGCTGAAGAACTTGAAAAAGAAGGTATCTCTTTAGAGGTTGTTGACTTACGTACAGTTCAACCATTAGATATCGAAACAATCATCGCTTCTGTTGAAAAAACAGGCCGCGTAGTTGTTGTTCAAGAAGCTCAAAAACAAGCTGGTATTGCAGCTAACGTTGTAGCGGAAATTAACGACCGTGCAATCTTAAACTTAGAAGCTCCAGTTGTACGTGTTGCAGCTGCTGATACAGTATTCCCATTCTCTCAAGCTGAGAGCGTATGGTTACCAAACCACAAAGATATTGTTGAAGCTGTTAACAAAGTAATGAACTTCTAA
- the pdhA gene encoding pyruvate dehydrogenase E1 component subunit alpha yields MGTKTKKTLFNVDEQMKAIAAQFETLQILNEKGEVVNEAAMPELTDDQLKELMRRMVYTRVLDQRSISLNRQGRLGFYAPTAGQEASQLASHFALEAEDFILPGYRDVPQLVWHGLPLYQAFLFSRGHFMGNQMPENVNALAPQIIIGAQIIQTAGVALGMKLRGKKSVAITYTGDGGASQGDFYEGMNFAGAFKAPAIFVVQNNRYAISTPVEKQSAAKTVAQKAVAAGIYGIQVDGMDPLAVYAATAFARERAVNGEGPTLIETLTFRYGPHTMAGDDPTRYRTKDIENEWEQKDPIVRFRAFLENKGLWSQEVEEKVIEEAKEDIKQAIAKADQAPKQKVTDLMEIMYEKMPYNLAEQYEIYKEKESK; encoded by the coding sequence ATGGGTACTAAAACAAAAAAGACCCTATTTAATGTTGATGAGCAAATGAAAGCTATCGCAGCTCAATTTGAAACATTACAAATTTTAAATGAAAAAGGCGAAGTTGTGAATGAAGCAGCAATGCCTGAATTAACTGATGATCAATTAAAAGAATTAATGCGCCGTATGGTGTATACTCGCGTACTAGATCAACGTTCTATTTCTTTAAACCGTCAAGGACGTTTAGGTTTCTACGCACCAACAGCTGGACAAGAAGCTTCTCAATTAGCAAGTCATTTCGCACTTGAAGCAGAAGACTTCATCTTACCAGGATATCGTGACGTTCCACAATTAGTATGGCATGGTTTACCATTATACCAAGCATTCTTATTCTCTCGTGGACACTTCATGGGTAACCAAATGCCTGAAAATGTAAATGCACTTGCTCCACAAATCATCATCGGTGCGCAAATCATCCAAACTGCTGGTGTTGCGTTAGGTATGAAATTACGTGGTAAAAAATCTGTTGCAATTACTTACACAGGTGACGGTGGTGCTTCTCAAGGTGACTTCTACGAAGGTATGAACTTTGCAGGTGCATTTAAAGCTCCAGCAATCTTCGTTGTTCAAAACAACCGCTATGCAATCTCTACTCCAGTAGAAAAACAATCTGCAGCAAAAACTGTAGCGCAAAAAGCAGTAGCAGCAGGTATTTACGGAATTCAAGTAGACGGTATGGACCCATTAGCTGTATACGCAGCAACTGCTTTTGCTCGTGAGCGTGCAGTAAATGGTGAAGGTCCTACTTTAATCGAGACTTTAACATTCCGTTATGGTCCACATACAATGGCTGGTGATGACCCAACTCGTTACCGTACAAAAGATATCGAAAACGAATGGGAACAAAAGGATCCAATCGTACGCTTCCGTGCATTCTTAGAAAATAAAGGCCTATGGTCTCAAGAAGTAGAAGAAAAAGTAATCGAAGAAGCGAAAGAAGATATCAAACAAGCAATTGCTAAGGCTGACCAAGCTCCAAAACAAAAAGTTACTGATTTAATGGAAATCATGTACGAAAAAATGCCTTACAACTTAGCTGAACAATATGAAATTTACAAAGAAAAGGAGTCGAAGTAA
- a CDS encoding YjcZ family sporulation protein — translation MYGYTYCYPTCSYPSYGYGGSCGGSGRGFALIVVLFILLIIVGAACIR, via the coding sequence ATGTACGGATACACATATTGCTATCCAACTTGTTCATATCCTTCCTATGGCTATGGAGGTTCTTGCGGAGGATCCGGACGCGGCTTTGCTTTAATCGTTGTATTGTTTATCCTTTTAATTATCGTTGGTGCTGCTTGCATTCGTTAA
- the def gene encoding peptide deformylase — protein sequence MLTMNDVIREGNPILRAVAEEVPLPASEEDLRTLKEMIELVINSQNPEMVEKYNLRPGIGIAAPQIGISKRMIAVHVTDANETLYSYALFNPKIISHSVERTYLSGGEGCLSVDREVPGYVPRYTRIKVKATTIDGEEVKLRLKGLPAIVFQHEIDHLNGIMFYDHINQENPFASPDDAKPFER from the coding sequence ATGCTTACAATGAATGATGTAATTCGTGAAGGAAATCCCATTCTACGAGCAGTAGCAGAAGAAGTACCTCTGCCAGCAAGTGAAGAGGACCTACGTACTCTTAAAGAAATGATTGAACTTGTAATAAACAGTCAAAACCCTGAAATGGTTGAAAAATATAATTTACGTCCAGGAATCGGGATTGCAGCACCACAAATTGGCATTTCGAAAAGAATGATTGCTGTTCATGTTACTGACGCAAATGAGACATTATACAGCTATGCTTTATTCAACCCCAAAATTATTAGTCACTCTGTTGAACGCACATATTTATCGGGAGGTGAAGGTTGCCTATCAGTAGATCGTGAAGTACCTGGCTATGTTCCGCGTTATACACGAATTAAAGTTAAAGCAACTACTATCGATGGTGAAGAGGTAAAATTACGTTTAAAAGGCTTACCAGCGATTGTATTTCAACATGAAATTGATCATTTAAACGGCATCATGTTCTATGACCACATTAATCAAGAAAACCCTTTTGCATCTCCTGATGATGCAAAACCATTCGAAAGATAA
- a CDS encoding Cof-type HAD-IIB family hydrolase, with protein MNDKIVFFDIDGTLLDHDKKIPQSTREAVRMLQEKGVHVAIATGRAPFMFEDIRNELNIHNYVSFNGQYVVFEDEVIFKNPLQPSTLHTFTTFAKQEGYPLVYLDHKDMKATVEYHDYVKESFGSLQFGHPLYEPSFYENRDIYQTLLFCQVGEEEKFIHDYPDFHFIRWHAYSMDIIPNGGSKAKGIEKFIKKLGFKREQVYAFGDGLNDLEMIETVGTGIVMGNGHEDLKKLANYVTKDVSEDGILHGLQWARLL; from the coding sequence ATGAATGATAAAATCGTCTTTTTTGATATTGATGGAACATTACTAGATCATGATAAAAAAATTCCGCAATCTACAAGAGAAGCCGTACGTATGTTGCAAGAAAAAGGAGTACATGTGGCAATTGCGACAGGGCGTGCGCCTTTCATGTTTGAAGATATTCGCAATGAGCTTAATATTCATAATTATGTTAGTTTTAACGGCCAATATGTTGTATTTGAAGATGAGGTTATATTTAAAAATCCATTACAACCTAGTACATTACATACATTCACAACATTTGCGAAGCAAGAGGGGTACCCACTTGTTTATTTAGATCATAAGGATATGAAAGCGACAGTAGAATATCATGATTATGTAAAAGAAAGTTTTGGAAGCCTACAATTTGGGCATCCGTTATATGAACCAAGTTTTTATGAAAATCGTGATATTTACCAAACACTTCTTTTCTGCCAAGTGGGTGAGGAAGAAAAGTTTATTCATGATTATCCAGATTTTCATTTTATTCGTTGGCATGCGTATTCTATGGATATTATTCCTAATGGCGGTTCGAAAGCAAAGGGAATTGAAAAATTTATTAAGAAATTAGGATTTAAGCGTGAACAGGTTTATGCTTTTGGGGATGGATTAAATGATTTAGAAATGATTGAAACAGTCGGAACAGGTATTGTAATGGGGAATGGCCATGAAGATCTGAAAAAACTTGCTAATTATGTGACCAAAGATGTTAGTGAAGATGGGATTCTTCACGGTTTACAATGGGCGCGTTTATTGTAA
- a CDS encoding DNA-dependent RNA polymerase subunit epsilon, with protein MIFKVFYQEKMTEVPVRENTKVLYLEAESQKDVRTKLQKFAYNIEFVQSVTGAHLEYEKQNADLTLTEIV; from the coding sequence ATGATTTTTAAAGTATTCTATCAAGAAAAAATGACTGAGGTTCCAGTACGTGAAAATACAAAAGTTTTATATTTAGAAGCTGAATCCCAAAAAGACGTTCGTACAAAATTACAAAAGTTCGCATATAATATTGAGTTTGTCCAATCTGTTACTGGCGCTCATCTTGAATACGAGAAGCAAAATGCTGATTTAACACTAACGGAGATCGTATAA